GGCCGCGCGCCGCCAGCGAGAACGCCACCTCGTCGGCCATCCGCTCCGCCAGCGCAACGAGGCCGTCGCGCGCGAGCGCCGCCACCGCTTCCAGGCTGCCGTCCGCCACGGGATCGGCCTCGTTCTCGCCCGCCAGGGCGCGCGTGCTGGCGCAGAGCGAGCGGACCTCGTCGATACGCGCCTCCAGCGCCTCCCGGCGCGCGGCCGACGCGCGCTCGCGACGCTCGAGCGGCGAGGATTCGGCGAGAGACGCCTCCGCCAGGTACCGGGCCTGGGCGTAGCGCTTCGCCGCCGTGCGCGCGCGCGCCGCCGCCAGCAGCTCCGCGGGCGCCTGGATGCAGGGAAGAGCGCGCAGCCGGGGCACCCGCGCGTGGTCGTGCAGCCTTTCCACGGCCTTGGCCGCCTGATCGATCCTGGCGGCCGCCTGCACCAGCGCCTGCATGGTCGCCAGCGTCCTGCGTCCGCGAAGGATCTCGTCCAGCGCGGCGCGGAAGTGCTCGCCGCGGAGCGCGTCGTCGGCGCGGGCGCGGAAGGCGTCGCGGCCGGCCAGAAGCGCCGGGTCATGCCGGCGCACCGCGGGCACGCCGGCCTCCAGCGCGGTGAAGTCGCGCGCGGCGCGCAGGTACGCCGCGCGGAACAGCCGCTTGATGCGCCGGTCGGACAGCTGCCCGTATTCGAAGCGCCAGATGGCACGGCGCAGCGCGGTGTCGTCGGTACGGAGGCTCTCAGGAGGCGGGCTCATGGTGCCCCCGCGGCGGCGCTGGCCAAGCGGCCGGAGAAGTAGATGCGGAGCTCGATCCGCCGGTTGCGGCTGCGATGCCCGCTCACCGGGCGGTTCTGGGCGTAGCCGTTCACCGACATCCGCCGCTCCTCAAGCGGCCGTGCGCCGCGGGTCAGGAAGCGCATCACAGCGGTGGCGCGCGCGGTGGAGAGTTCCCAGTTGTCGCGCGGGTAGGCGGGGCGTCGGAAGGGGAGATCGTCGGTGTGGCCCTCGATCTGGATCTGCTCGTACAGGAGGCCGGCCCCCTGGCCGTCCACCCGGTGGAACACGTCGCGCAGCCGCCGCAGCAGCGCGGCGCCGCGCGGGTGCAGCTCGTAGCTGCCGGGCTCGAACAGCACCCCGTCGCCGAAGCGGATCTGCAGCAGGTTCAGGTCGGTAGAGTCGGCCACCTGGCCCGCCGCGATTTCGGCGGCGAACTCCTGGTGCAGCACGGACACGAACAGCGCCTGCTTCTGCCGGGCGATCGCCAGCTGCGCGCTCGCCGAGCCGAAGTTGCTCTCCACGAAATAGATGAGCAGGAAGAACATCAGCATCGACGTGAGCATGTCGATGAGGCCAGGCCAGTAGTGGACGCGGGTATTCACCAGGTTTTCCGCGAGCGCGCGCTTCATTGCAGGGCACTCCGGGTCAGAAGAGGAAGACCAGCAGCGCCGCGAGCGCGCCCGCGCCCAGCAGCGCCGGGAGCGGGTTGCGCCGCGCGAGGGTAAGTCCGTCGTCCACCCACGCGCCCACGCTCGCGCGCCGCAGCGGCACCTCCTGGCGCTGGTGCACCGCGCGCATCGCCACCGACTCCGCCACCTTCACCAGCGCGTCGTTGGCGTCGGCGAGCTGCTTCACCAGGGCGGTGAGCGCGCCCGCCGCCTCCTCCGCGGGTCCGCGCGCGGACTGCTGCGTGATCGCGCGGATGCTGCCGACGATGGCGCCGAACGCGTCCTGCATCTCCTGCAGCCGCTCCAGGTTGCCGGCCTGGTGCTCCGACAGGCTGCCCAGGCTGGCGAAGGTGTCGCTCAGCTGCAGCGACAGCTTTTCCATCGCTGTCTCGTCCTCCACCGTGGCCACGGTGGCGGGGAGCAGCTCCTCGGTGGTGAACCGCTCCAGCGCGTCGTAGCACGCCGACTGCGCGCGGGCGAGGAGAAAGTTCAGGAACGAGACGGCGATGGCGCACGAGAGCCCTACCAGCGTGGTGACGAACGCCGTCTTCTTGCTGGCGATAATGCCGCCCAGGCTCTGGGCCGCCTCGGCGAACCCGCCCGCCGCCGGCACGCCGGAGGCGCTGGGGAGCACCCCCTGCATCTGCAGCAGCATCAGGCACAGCCCCACGAAGGTGCCCAGCATCCCCAGCATCATCGCCAGGTCCACCGCGTAGGCGGGAAACGCGAGTCCCGGACTGGCGTTCTCGCGCAGCAGGGTGATCTGCTGCAGCGCCTCGACGTTCACCTTCACCCGTGCCTGCTTCATTCGCGCGAGGGCGGCCAGGCGGTCGCCGATCAGGGTGCCGGGCGGCACGTTCTCGCGCAGCTCGGCCAGGTCTACCGGCGCCGGCGCGGCGGGGCGGCTTCCCTCCGGCTCCCCGGCCTCTTCGCGATCCCGGATCCCGCGCAGCTTCGCGCGTACGCTGTCCAGCGCGTGCCGCTCCACGCTGCGGTAGCGGTGCAGGTGCCGCAGCGCCGCGGCCGCCGCGGTGCCGCCAAGGGCGAAGAGCATCAGCAGGATCAGGCGGCCGATGCCCGTGTTCTGCTGCCAGAGCAGGCCGAGGAGGCCGTGGTTGGTGGTCATGGTCGGGTGATACGCGGAGACGGATGGACGCAGATCAGCGGGACCCGCCGGCCCGGAAGGTGAAGCGGTTTCCGGAGGCGTTGCCGAAGCGGTTTTCCTGCTTCTCGTTCCCGGAGCCGGGAGCGACTTCGAAGAGCGCGTCGTCTCCGCGGAACGTTTCGAAGACGTTCACCTGGCGGGCATCGGCCGGCTGCGCGCTCCCGCCGTCCGGCAAGCGGGCTTCGGCCGGCGGCGTGACGAGGGGCACCGCCGGGTCCACGCCGGGGCGGACGCGCAGCACGGGGATGGCGGCCTCGACGTTCCCTTCGAGCTCGAGCTGGCTGATGGCGAGCTCGAACGATGCCTGCACCGTCTGCCCCATCGCCAGCGCGCCGTAGAAGGCCTGCGCGAAGACGACCGCCGACGGATCGGTGAGGGGCCGGTTCATCCCGATGGCGTAGTCCACCACCTCGCCCAGCGCCTCGACGATGGGCAGGGTGTCGCACCCGTTCAGGAACACCACGCGGATACACTCGCGCAGGATGCCGAACAGCTTCGCCAGCGCCTCCTTTCCCACCGGGCGCGGCCGGCCGTGCTCGTCGCCCAGGTAGAGCACGCCGGTGCCTCCGCCGTGGCCGGCGAAGTGCACGATCTGCGGGTCGTGCCGCAGCAGCGCGTCCTGCAGGTCGCGCCTGCGCGTGGCGAAGCACGCCACCAGCTCCACCCGGTCGCGTGCGCTTCCCTTCCGGATGGCATGGTCCATGGCGCGCACCTCCTCGTCGAGCCGCAGCGGCGCCCGGTCGCGGAACGGGTCCGACGCCAGGAACAGCACCTTGATCTTGTCCATCATGCGCATCTTTCCTCCCAGATTGGCTTTAAGAGCGCTGCTGCGCGTGTCGTTCGTCTGGTGTCGGGAGCGCGGCTCCGGTCAGTCCCGCCACCCTCCGCGCATCACCGGACGGTCCAGGTGAAACGCCATCTCCAGCGGGAAGTCGGGGTCGGGCGTTCCCAGCATCATGATCTGCGGCTCCTGCTGCGGGTTCTCGTACCGCACGCATTCGCACAGACGCCCGTGCAGCGCGCAGAAGCTGTCGCGGAACGCTCCGCCCTTCCAGAGCTCCAGCAGGTGGCGGGTGTAAAGTCCCTCCCGCGCCCTCTGCCCTTCGGCTGCGCCCGTCATCATCAGCACGCTGGCCCTGATCCCGTCGTCGTGAGAGGGCGCGCGCGAGATGCACGACGCCACCGGCTGCGCGAACTGCTTCACCCCCCGCAGCACCGGTTCGGCGGAGCGGTAGACGGGCCGGTCCAGGGCGGGCGACAGGTTGGGATACCGGGCCATCACGTCGCCGTAGCGGCCCATCCCACCGCCGAAGCAGCTCTCGCTCACGACCAGCACGCGCGTTCCGGGCGCCGCCACCCTCCAGATCGCCGCAAGCTCGTCGTCGATCAGGTCGGCGTCGTGCAGGCACCACGTCTCGTCCCACCCGTCCCGCTCGTCGCCGTCCGCGTCGGGCACGTGCGAGCCATGGCCCGAGAAGGAGACGAAAAGGGTGTGGCCGGGCTCCAGCGCCCGCGCGGCGGCGGAGAGAAGGCCGCCGACCGCGTTCCGGGTGGCGTCGGCGCCGCGCAGCACGTGGATGGCGCCGTAGCCCGCCTGGTGTGCGAGCTCCGCCATCTTCCACGCATTCTCTTCGCTCAGTGACAGCGGGCACTCGCTGGTCGAGGCCGGATGGTTCACTCCGATGTGGATCGAGGTACCGCGTGCCATGGCCGGTCTCCGGGCGTGGGGGCGGGCCGCCGCAGACACGGCGGCACCGGATCGAGCCTGGATCAGCCGCCCCCCCCGCCGCTGACGCCGGCGACCAGGCAGGTGTACGGCATCCCGCCCATGTCGGGGGGAATGGCCTCGCACGGGTTGGCGAGCGGCGGGCAGTCAGCCAGCTTTCCCCAGTACCGGGGGAGCACGGTGGGGACGGGCCCGCCGAAAAGGGTGTAGTAGGCGGAGAAGTGGTGTGGGGTGAAGCCCGGCGCGGGAACCGGCTGGCGGGCGACGGGGAGCGGCTCCGGCGGCAGGTCTTGCGTGGTCTCGTGATACATGACCAAGTTCACCCGGCCGTTCATGGGGAACAAGGTTCCCAGCGCCTTCTGCTCGCCGCCTCCGCCGATGGGTTCAGACACCAGCGTGAGCTGCTCGCCCTCCACGTCGGAGATCTCCCACTCCACCCGGTGCGCGATCGGGCGGAACTCGCCGGGGCGCCACTCCCAGCACACCCCCGGCGACACTCGCGTGATCCGCCCGGCGCCCAGCGTCATGCGTGCCGTCAGCTTTTTCCCCGTGTCGGAGCCCAGGTGGTCGGGGTCCACCGCGCGTTGCGTGATCTCGCGCAGGTCCACGATGTGGCTGCACAAGGCGAGGTCGGCTTCGTCGCCGGCCACGGGTGTCACCTGCCGGCCCGAAAGCGGGGCCATGGCGGTGATGCCGGTGGGCGTACCCGCTGCCGCCAGGTGCCCCGTGTCGAACGCCAGTGCCGCCACGTGCCGGTCTGCCCCGCAGTGGTCGCCGAACATCCCCGGCAT
This genomic interval from Longimicrobium sp. contains the following:
- a CDS encoding MotA/TolQ/ExbB proton channel family protein; the encoded protein is MTTNHGLLGLLWQQNTGIGRLILLMLFALGGTAAAAALRHLHRYRSVERHALDSVRAKLRGIRDREEAGEPEGSRPAAPAPVDLAELRENVPPGTLIGDRLAALARMKQARVKVNVEALQQITLLRENASPGLAFPAYAVDLAMMLGMLGTFVGLCLMLLQMQGVLPSASGVPAAGGFAEAAQSLGGIIASKKTAFVTTLVGLSCAIAVSFLNFLLARAQSACYDALERFTTEELLPATVATVEDETAMEKLSLQLSDTFASLGSLSEHQAGNLERLQEMQDAFGAIVGSIRAITQQSARGPAEEAAGALTALVKQLADANDALVKVAESVAMRAVHQRQEVPLRRASVGAWVDDGLTLARRNPLPALLGAGALAALLVFLF
- a CDS encoding OmpA/MotB family protein, whose product is MKRALAENLVNTRVHYWPGLIDMLTSMLMFFLLIYFVESNFGSASAQLAIARQKQALFVSVLHQEFAAEIAAGQVADSTDLNLLQIRFGDGVLFEPGSYELHPRGAALLRRLRDVFHRVDGQGAGLLYEQIQIEGHTDDLPFRRPAYPRDNWELSTARATAVMRFLTRGARPLEERRMSVNGYAQNRPVSGHRSRNRRIELRIYFSGRLASAAAGAP
- a CDS encoding caspase family protein; the protein is MARGTSIHIGVNHPASTSECPLSLSEENAWKMAELAHQAGYGAIHVLRGADATRNAVGGLLSAAARALEPGHTLFVSFSGHGSHVPDADGDERDGWDETWCLHDADLIDDELAAIWRVAAPGTRVLVVSESCFGGGMGRYGDVMARYPNLSPALDRPVYRSAEPVLRGVKQFAQPVASCISRAPSHDDGIRASVLMMTGAAEGQRAREGLYTRHLLELWKGGAFRDSFCALHGRLCECVRYENPQQEPQIMMLGTPDPDFPLEMAFHLDRPVMRGGWRD
- a CDS encoding CHAT domain-containing protein, producing MMDKIKVLFLASDPFRDRAPLRLDEEVRAMDHAIRKGSARDRVELVACFATRRRDLQDALLRHDPQIVHFAGHGGGTGVLYLGDEHGRPRPVGKEALAKLFGILRECIRVVFLNGCDTLPIVEALGEVVDYAIGMNRPLTDPSAVVFAQAFYGALAMGQTVQASFELAISQLELEGNVEAAIPVLRVRPGVDPAVPLVTPPAEARLPDGGSAQPADARQVNVFETFRGDDALFEVAPGSGNEKQENRFGNASGNRFTFRAGGSR